In Campylobacter sp. VBCF_01 NA2, one DNA window encodes the following:
- the waaA gene encoding lipid IV(A) 3-deoxy-D-manno-octulosonic acid transferase, with protein MIYTLFSFLIWLLALPFLAVLALKKKYHKSLPARFLLFKNPKFNPCDVHFHACSLGEVNALKNLISNFENIALTTTTDTGFAAAKQITQNSRFLPFENLLPFWLEKAKVTVIFEAELWLNLVRSAKKNGSFVVLLNARISDKSYKNYLRFKFYYNKIFENIDLVLAQSERDKARLSELGAKNIIVAGNIKSANSSSPSKILPKFQNRTTITIASTHEGEEELILAGLKNFAQNNKNFKFILAPRHPARFEHCAKIAKIWADELNLSFEKFSENKNFKSDFILLDTIGELINFYAISDIVILGGSFVPNIGGHNPIEPASFGAKIISGRYFHNQNALYNLVKNIKICEASELGDALKNPPQKSEILQICDLGRIIKIIKDEINARKSL; from the coding sequence GTGATTTATACACTTTTTTCTTTTCTTATCTGGCTACTTGCACTGCCATTTTTGGCGGTGCTAGCCCTCAAAAAAAAATATCACAAAAGCCTTCCTGCTAGGTTTTTGCTATTTAAAAATCCGAAATTCAACCCCTGCGATGTGCATTTTCACGCTTGCAGTCTTGGCGAGGTAAATGCGCTTAAAAACCTAATCTCAAATTTTGAAAATATCGCCCTTACCACGACCACAGACACGGGCTTTGCAGCAGCGAAACAAATCACGCAAAACTCGCGCTTTTTGCCATTTGAAAACCTGCTTCCATTTTGGTTAGAAAAGGCCAAGGTTACCGTGATTTTCGAGGCGGAGCTGTGGCTAAATTTGGTGCGAAGCGCGAAAAAAAACGGCTCTTTTGTCGTGCTTTTAAACGCCAGAATTTCAGATAAAAGCTACAAAAACTATCTGCGATTTAAATTTTACTACAATAAAATTTTTGAAAATATTGATTTGGTCTTAGCCCAAAGCGAGCGTGACAAAGCCCGTCTTAGCGAGCTTGGCGCAAAAAACATAATCGTAGCTGGAAATATCAAAAGCGCAAATTCTAGCTCTCCAAGCAAAATTTTGCCAAAATTTCAAAACCGCACCACTATCACGATTGCTAGCACGCACGAGGGCGAAGAAGAGCTGATTTTAGCTGGGTTAAAAAATTTCGCGCAAAATAACAAAAATTTCAAATTTATCCTTGCCCCACGCCACCCAGCGCGCTTCGAACACTGCGCCAAAATCGCGAAAATTTGGGCAGATGAGCTAAATTTGAGTTTTGAGAAATTTAGCGAAAACAAAAATTTCAAAAGCGATTTTATTTTGCTTGATACAATCGGCGAATTGATAAATTTCTACGCCATTAGCGATATTGTAATCCTTGGTGGCAGTTTCGTGCCAAATATCGGCGGACACAATCCAATCGAGCCTGCAAGCTTTGGCGCTAAAATCATCAGCGGCAGGTATTTTCACAACCAAAACGCGCTGTATAATCTAGTAAAAAATATCAAAATTTGCGAAGCTAGCGAGCTTGGTGACGCGCTAAAAAACCCGCCCCAAAAGAGCGAAATTTTGCAAATTTGCGATTTAGGGCGCATTATAAAAATCATAAAGGACGAAATCAATGCAAGAAAAAGCCTATAA
- a CDS encoding histidinol-phosphatase — MKVDLHNHTTLCNHASGSVCEYVQRACELGFDIYGFADHAPMNFDEKYRMSFSQMSEYERMINEARSKFGDKIEILTGYEVDFMRNRALIDERVLSRKCDYLIGSVHFLDNWGFDNEEFIAQWSERDIDDIYAEYFALICALCDSGKFDILGHFDLIKIFKFTPKKDIRILAREAIKAVKKSGITLELNAAGLRKMVGEIYPSDALLAEFASAGVDISFGCDAHAVAQVGFGYDELTRKARAFGWDTVAVFRSRDKELVKF; from the coding sequence ATGAAGGTCGATTTACACAACCACACAACCCTTTGCAACCACGCTAGCGGGAGCGTTTGCGAGTATGTGCAAAGAGCGTGCGAGCTGGGGTTTGATATCTATGGATTTGCTGATCATGCGCCGATGAATTTCGATGAAAAGTATCGTATGAGCTTTTCGCAGATGAGCGAATATGAGCGTATGATAAATGAAGCAAGGTCGAAATTTGGGGATAAAATCGAAATTTTAACCGGCTATGAAGTGGATTTTATGCGAAATCGCGCGCTTATAGATGAGCGAGTTTTATCGCGCAAATGTGATTATTTAATCGGTTCGGTGCATTTTTTGGATAATTGGGGCTTTGATAATGAGGAATTTATCGCGCAGTGGAGCGAGCGCGATATAGACGATATTTACGCTGAGTATTTTGCGCTGATTTGCGCGCTGTGTGATAGCGGTAAATTCGACATTTTGGGGCATTTTGATTTGATTAAAATTTTTAAATTTACCCCTAAAAAGGATATTAGGATACTAGCGCGCGAAGCTATAAAAGCTGTGAAAAAAAGCGGTATCACGCTAGAATTAAACGCCGCTGGACTTCGCAAAATGGTAGGCGAGATTTATCCAAGCGACGCGCTTTTGGCTGAGTTTGCGAGCGCGGGTGTGGATATTAGCTTTGGCTGCGATGCGCATGCTGTGGCACAAGTGGGCTTTGGATACGATGAGCTGACGCGCAAGGCTAGGGCGTTTGGCTGGGATACGGTGGCTGTATTTCGCTCACGAGATAAAGAGCTAGTGAAATTTTAA
- a CDS encoding RluA family pseudouridine synthase, translating into MQEKAYKLLAIQEKISNNEAKALIDAGLVSAHGKKLSVAREMMSEKTIFSVAKMEKPKLIYEDENIIAVDKPAFLECENLEKIYHATLLNRLDKGTSGVIMLAKNEEFRQKAINEFKAMRVKKTYLALVNGIVSEEIKITDPILTIKGKSGAISKISPNGKEAITNVFPLMVSGKKSFVKITIETGRTHQIRVHLASLAHGIIGDEKYAKSKSKRMFLHSYQTEILGLKFIAPLKGEFNEFGFDIPKNMQY; encoded by the coding sequence ATGCAAGAAAAAGCCTATAAACTTCTAGCAATCCAAGAAAAAATTTCAAACAACGAAGCCAAGGCACTAATAGACGCTGGGCTTGTGAGCGCGCACGGCAAAAAGCTTAGCGTAGCGCGCGAAATGATGAGCGAAAAAACCATTTTTAGCGTCGCAAAAATGGAAAAACCAAAGCTGATTTACGAGGACGAAAACATCATCGCCGTGGATAAACCTGCGTTTTTGGAGTGCGAAAATTTAGAAAAAATTTATCACGCAACTCTCTTAAATCGCCTTGATAAGGGGACAAGTGGCGTGATAATGCTAGCGAAGAACGAAGAATTTCGCCAAAAAGCGATAAACGAATTTAAAGCCATGCGCGTAAAAAAAACATATCTCGCGCTCGTAAATGGCATAGTCAGCGAAGAGATCAAAATCACCGACCCAATCCTCACAATCAAGGGCAAATCCGGCGCGATTTCGAAAATTTCGCCAAACGGCAAAGAGGCGATTACAAATGTTTTTCCGCTCATGGTAAGCGGTAAAAAATCCTTTGTCAAAATCACAATCGAAACTGGTCGCACGCACCAAATCAGGGTGCATTTAGCCAGCCTCGCTCACGGCATAATCGGCGATGAAAAATACGCCAAAAGCAAATCAAAGCGTATGTTTTTGCACTCATACCAAACCGAAATTTTAGGGCTTAAATTTATCGCCCCATTAAAGGGCGAATTTAACGAATTTGGCTTTGATATACCAAAAAATATGCAATATTAA
- a CDS encoding KH domain-containing protein produces the protein MVENFIKEYAKLIVDHPDSISTELKSGDNFTEIIIYADKADTGKLIGKDGKMINAIKTVIMGYKAKDPSNYKITVKAKDA, from the coding sequence ATGGTTGAAAACTTTATAAAAGAATACGCAAAGCTAATCGTAGATCACCCAGACTCGATTTCTACCGAGCTAAAATCTGGCGATAATTTCACAGAGATTATCATCTACGCTGATAAGGCCGATACTGGCAAACTTATCGGCAAAGACGGCAAAATGATTAACGCCATAAAAACGGTCATCATGGGCTATAAGGCCAAGGATCCGAGTAACTACAAAATCACGGTTAAAGCCAAAGATGCCTGA
- the glyQ gene encoding glycine--tRNA ligase subunit alpha produces MTFSQIILTLQNYWHEQGCLLVQPYDMPSGAGTYHQATFLRAIGNKPWNVAYVAPSRRPTDGRYGENPNRLGAYYQFQVILKPSPDNIQELYLKSLERLGLNLKEHDIRFIEDNWESPTLGAWGLGWEVWLDGMEVTQFTYFQQVGGIPCELISGEITYGLERLAMYLQNKDNVYDIAWDENVTYGDVHKRSEFEFSKYNFEVADANRLFAQFENASAECKSILAQGLALPAYDYCMLAAHTFNVLDARGAISVTQRQDYILKIRDMAKNCALCYADPEKYLQNLAKENL; encoded by the coding sequence ATGACATTTTCACAAATCATTTTAACACTTCAAAACTACTGGCACGAGCAAGGCTGCTTACTTGTCCAGCCTTATGACATGCCAAGTGGAGCTGGCACATACCACCAAGCTACATTTTTGCGCGCTATCGGAAATAAGCCGTGGAATGTAGCCTATGTAGCACCGAGCCGCCGCCCAACTGACGGGCGTTATGGCGAGAACCCAAACCGCCTTGGCGCATATTATCAATTTCAAGTGATTTTAAAACCAAGCCCAGATAATATCCAAGAGCTCTATTTAAAGAGCTTGGAGCGACTTGGGCTAAATTTAAAAGAGCACGATATTAGATTTATCGAAGATAACTGGGAGAGCCCAACTCTTGGTGCTTGGGGGTTAGGCTGGGAGGTTTGGCTAGATGGCATGGAAGTTACGCAATTCACATATTTCCAACAAGTAGGCGGAATCCCTTGCGAGCTAATCAGTGGCGAGATTACTTATGGGCTCGAAAGACTTGCCATGTATCTACAAAACAAGGACAATGTCTATGACATAGCATGGGACGAAAATGTAACTTATGGCGATGTGCATAAAAGAAGCGAATTTGAGTTTTCTAAATACAATTTCGAAGTCGCAGACGCAAATAGGCTTTTTGCGCAGTTTGAAAACGCCTCAGCTGAGTGCAAATCTATCCTAGCGCAGGGACTGGCTCTACCAGCGTATGATTACTGCATGCTAGCAGCGCACACCTTCAATGTCCTTGACGCCAGAGGCGCAATCAGCGTAACCCAAAGACAAGACTATATCCTAAAAATCCGTGATATGGCAAAAAACTGCGCTCTATGCTACGCAGATCCAGAAAAATACTTGCAAAATTTGGCTAAGGAAAATTTGTGA
- the ffh gene encoding signal recognition particle protein, translating into MFEIISESFKNAVNKLKTIDDEKALKNALDTLKKALLKADVHHKVTKDFIALVEADVKINGIGQKQFLDSIKNNLTMILTAPKGSNQGFVFADTNPTIVLMAGLQGSGKSTTTVKLANFLKLRKKKVLIAACDLQRLAAVEQLKQLCEANEIDLFALDNETNPIKVAKEALAKAKAGLYDVLLVDTAGRLAIDEALMEQISNIKKEINPHEIFYVADAMSGQDGVKTAAKFNEVLEISGVILSKFDADTKGGIALGIAHQLGIPLRFIGTGEKVADLEGFIPDRITSRIMGEGDLATLVEKTAAVFDEKEAKKLNKKIKKGEFNFNDFISQLESVKKLGNMKNLIGMIPGLSGMANKIQDIDLENSKEIRHIKAMIDSMTPKERENPDLLNNSRKRRLAQGAGLSQVEVNRFLKQFTNAAKLAKKFSSKGGMQGLASIVQKPR; encoded by the coding sequence GTGTTTGAGATAATCAGTGAATCATTTAAAAATGCGGTTAATAAGCTAAAAACAATCGATGATGAAAAAGCGCTCAAAAATGCGCTTGACACCCTCAAAAAGGCACTTTTGAAGGCAGATGTTCATCACAAAGTAACCAAAGATTTCATAGCATTAGTAGAAGCCGATGTCAAAATCAACGGAATCGGTCAAAAGCAATTTTTAGATTCAATCAAAAACAACCTAACCATGATTTTAACAGCGCCAAAAGGCAGCAATCAGGGCTTTGTTTTTGCTGATACGAACCCTACAATCGTGCTTATGGCAGGTCTTCAAGGTAGCGGTAAATCAACCACGACAGTAAAACTTGCGAATTTCTTAAAACTTAGAAAAAAGAAGGTGCTAATCGCAGCTTGCGACTTGCAACGCCTAGCAGCCGTCGAGCAACTAAAACAACTTTGCGAAGCAAACGAGATTGATTTATTTGCCCTAGATAACGAAACAAACCCTATCAAAGTCGCAAAAGAGGCTCTTGCAAAGGCAAAAGCTGGATTATATGATGTGCTTTTAGTCGATACTGCTGGACGCCTCGCAATCGACGAAGCGCTAATGGAGCAAATTTCAAATATCAAAAAAGAGATTAACCCGCATGAAATTTTCTATGTCGCTGATGCGATGAGCGGTCAAGACGGCGTAAAAACAGCGGCTAAATTTAACGAAGTGCTTGAAATCAGCGGTGTGATTTTGAGCAAATTTGACGCCGATACAAAAGGCGGAATCGCCCTTGGAATCGCACATCAGTTAGGAATTCCACTTAGATTTATCGGAACAGGTGAAAAGGTCGCTGATTTAGAGGGTTTCATACCAGATCGTATCACTAGCCGTATCATGGGAGAGGGCGATTTAGCGACATTGGTCGAAAAAACAGCGGCTGTTTTCGACGAAAAAGAGGCAAAAAAATTAAACAAAAAAATCAAAAAAGGCGAATTTAATTTCAACGACTTTATTTCGCAGCTAGAAAGTGTCAAAAAGCTAGGAAATATGAAAAATTTAATCGGTATGATTCCTGGACTTTCTGGCATGGCAAACAAAATCCAAGATATCGACTTGGAAAATTCAAAAGAGATTAGACATATCAAGGCTATGATTGATTCTATGACACCAAAAGAGCGCGAAAATCCAGATTTATTGAACAATTCTCGCAAACGCAGACTTGCCCAAGGCGCAGGTTTGTCGCAAGTCGAGGTCAATAGATTTTTGAAACAATTCACAAACGCGGCAAAACTTGCTAAAAAATTCTCGTCAAAAGGCGGTATGCAAGGGCTAGCCTCGATTGTGCAAAAACCGAGATAA
- a CDS encoding zinc ribbon domain-containing protein, with the protein MNKYLNQLVELCEHDKELDSFKPKIEAAQARLNSKVNQIDKAKNEIDVLNGEIEELSEQISLTNAQIAELNAKSKSSAKKSASLKTEKEIKALSVEVDITKEQLSAANEQIDRLEKHVETKKALIADLETQKSAFEAELEEIKAEVSTQMGEVEESRSKIYSVREKLIKSMDPKTVSFYEKIRKWASNTAVVPVRKQACYGCFMRLNDRVYSAVIKSDDIVTCPYCGRILYKEAE; encoded by the coding sequence ATGAACAAATACCTAAATCAGTTAGTCGAGCTGTGCGAACACGACAAAGAACTAGACAGCTTCAAGCCAAAAATCGAAGCAGCCCAAGCAAGACTAAATTCGAAAGTTAATCAAATCGACAAAGCCAAAAACGAAATCGATGTGCTAAACGGTGAAATCGAGGAGCTAAGTGAGCAAATTTCACTCACAAACGCTCAAATTGCAGAGCTAAACGCTAAATCAAAAAGTAGCGCGAAAAAATCAGCCTCACTAAAAACAGAAAAAGAGATCAAAGCCCTTAGCGTCGAGGTCGATATCACAAAAGAGCAGTTAAGTGCTGCAAACGAGCAAATTGATAGATTAGAAAAACATGTCGAAACCAAAAAAGCCCTAATCGCTGATTTAGAGACGCAAAAAAGCGCATTTGAAGCTGAGCTTGAAGAGATCAAAGCAGAGGTTAGCACCCAAATGGGCGAGGTCGAGGAAAGCAGATCAAAAATTTATTCAGTTCGCGAAAAACTAATCAAATCAATGGATCCAAAAACCGTATCTTTCTACGAAAAAATCCGCAAATGGGCTAGTAACACAGCTGTCGTTCCAGTGCGCAAACAAGCCTGCTATGGCTGTTTCATGCGATTAAACGACAGAGTTTATAGCGCAGTTATCAAAAGCGACGATATCGTAACCTGCCCGTATTGTGGCAGAATTTTATACAAAGAAGCAGAGTGA
- a CDS encoding DUF3137 domain-containing protein, whose amino-acid sequence MDIYELENLRKNTLKEIDDLKPFVILGTFVIPSLVLIIFHYSGYDVKSASIPIAFILCLPMIFYIADIFELDKTPQIKYMLFARITPMIFFTIATNLAEKYPKFFYIVVIIFTIFSMNLIYKMCMKSIKKSKQKKYQKEFKIQSLKPYLAEFGYDYNENGLIENMYLRHSKIFRESINYIESGNDKICGKVDGIKFTFVDIALVDTIKGYDIYGVFFHASFNKKANSNLFVISNDTTNDNAKQFKKITMDNSEFNAKFSVYSNDLQNAMYILSPAFMKRLLDLKRRLNFPISVSFAGDKIYIFLDTGKDNFEPDIDKSVLRANPAFTIKRELSHFLSIVKTLNLNTRIWKA is encoded by the coding sequence TTGGATATTTACGAACTAGAAAATTTAAGAAAAAATACTTTAAAGGAAATTGATGATTTAAAGCCTTTTGTTATTTTGGGGACTTTTGTAATCCCGAGTTTGGTTTTGATAATTTTTCATTATTCTGGTTATGATGTAAAAAGTGCAAGTATTCCCATTGCTTTTATTTTATGTTTGCCTATGATTTTTTATATTGCGGATATTTTTGAGCTTGATAAAACGCCACAAATAAAATATATGTTGTTTGCCAGAATTACACCTATGATATTTTTTACAATAGCAACAAATTTGGCAGAAAAATATCCAAAATTTTTCTATATTGTAGTTATAATTTTTACTATTTTTTCAATGAATTTAATTTATAAAATGTGTATGAAAAGCATAAAAAAATCAAAACAGAAAAAGTATCAAAAAGAATTTAAAATTCAATCTTTGAAGCCTTATTTGGCAGAGTTTGGTTATGATTATAATGAAAATGGTTTAATAGAAAATATGTATTTAAGACATAGTAAAATTTTTAGAGAAAGTATTAATTATATAGAAAGTGGTAATGATAAAATTTGTGGAAAAGTCGATGGAATAAAATTTACTTTTGTAGATATAGCTCTTGTTGATACTATAAAAGGATATGATATTTACGGCGTATTTTTTCATGCTAGTTTTAACAAAAAGGCAAATTCAAATTTATTTGTAATTTCAAATGACACCACAAATGACAACGCCAAACAATTTAAAAAAATCACAATGGATAATAGCGAATTTAACGCTAAATTTAGCGTTTATTCAAATGATTTGCAAAATGCAATGTATATTTTAAGTCCTGCGTTTATGAAGCGACTTTTGGATTTGAAAAGACGGCTGAATTTCCCAATCAGCGTTAGTTTTGCGGGAGATAAAATTTACATATTTTTAGATACGGGCAAGGATAATTTTGAGCCAGACATCGATAAAAGTGTTTTACGCGCAAACCCAGCTTTTACCATAAAACGAGAACTTTCGCATTTTTTATCAATCGTTAAAACTCTAAATTTAAATACAAGAATTTGGAAAGCGTGA
- the rimM gene encoding ribosome maturation factor RimM (Essential for efficient processing of 16S rRNA), which produces MPENLLEVAKLGKTVGLKGALRLHDKSDFPKQFKKGAKFYLQDGTVLEISAFLQSNSTVKFVGFESIELAQNLVNKTLYQTIENTRKNCPLKKGEFFYFDILGLSVCEDGEILGEVSDIMESGSAYLFEVKTASELVNLGLASTFFVPYLDNFVVQISLDERKILTKNAKAILENS; this is translated from the coding sequence ATGCCTGAAAACCTGCTCGAAGTCGCTAAGCTCGGCAAAACAGTCGGCCTAAAAGGCGCATTGCGACTTCACGATAAAAGCGATTTCCCAAAACAATTTAAAAAAGGTGCCAAATTTTACTTACAAGATGGCACCGTTTTGGAAATTTCTGCATTTTTACAATCAAATTCCACTGTGAAATTCGTAGGTTTTGAAAGCATTGAACTAGCCCAAAATTTAGTAAATAAAACCCTTTATCAAACTATCGAAAACACCAGAAAAAATTGCCCGCTAAAAAAAGGCGAATTTTTCTATTTTGATATTTTGGGGCTTAGCGTTTGCGAAGATGGCGAAATTTTGGGCGAAGTAAGCGACATAATGGAGAGTGGCAGCGCGTATCTTTTCGAGGTAAAAACAGCGAGTGAGCTTGTAAATTTAGGGCTTGCTAGCACATTTTTTGTGCCATATCTAGATAATTTTGTAGTTCAAATTTCACTTGATGAGCGCAAAATTTTAACCAAAAACGCTAAGGCGATTTTAGAAAATTCATGA
- a CDS encoding peptidase U32 family protein, which yields MKKPELLSPAGNLTKLKIALSYGADAVYASTGAFSLRQRSAKEFDKTSFEEGVCFTHKMGKKIYATVNGFPTNVQIDTLSRHLEYLQDLRVDGILVATLGVARLAKKFAPDIPLHISTQANVLNWLDAQVWSELGATRIVAAREMTLKDAVLIKEHLPNLEIEIFVHGSMCFAYSGRCLISAVQSGRFSNRGSCANDCRFKYEIYAKNSDNNALFRLQECEGEGTYIMNAKDLKLASHAEKILQTGAIDSFKIEGRTKSEYYVACATNAYRRAIDDAASGKFEPEIYESELATLKNRGFSDGYLIKRPYERDDTQNLNTSIEEGTHQVCAISNDGEFISVKDKIALGEIYEIFAPHGAQIKPCQNEFGEIFENGGKKFIKFSRLIARNNKEFSEIHSGNLNEIKLPANLPEFSFLRKEIK from the coding sequence TTGAAAAAACCAGAACTTCTAAGTCCAGCAGGAAATTTAACTAAACTAAAAATCGCCCTATCCTACGGCGCAGACGCTGTATATGCGAGCACGGGGGCGTTTTCGCTTCGCCAAAGAAGCGCAAAGGAATTTGATAAAACTAGCTTTGAAGAGGGCGTCTGTTTTACCCATAAAATGGGCAAAAAAATCTACGCCACAGTAAATGGATTTCCCACAAATGTCCAAATCGACACTCTCTCGCGCCACCTTGAATATTTGCAAGATTTGCGCGTAGATGGGATTTTGGTCGCGACCCTTGGCGTAGCGCGTTTGGCAAAAAAATTCGCCCCAGATATTCCGTTACATATCTCGACCCAAGCAAATGTCCTAAACTGGCTTGACGCGCAGGTTTGGAGCGAGCTAGGGGCTACGCGCATAGTAGCAGCGCGCGAAATGACGCTAAAAGACGCCGTGCTAATCAAAGAGCATTTGCCAAATTTAGAAATCGAAATTTTCGTGCATGGCTCGATGTGCTTTGCTTACAGCGGGCGTTGCCTAATCAGCGCGGTTCAAAGCGGGCGATTTAGCAACAGAGGCAGTTGCGCGAACGATTGCCGTTTCAAATACGAAATTTACGCCAAAAATAGCGATAATAACGCCCTATTTCGCCTGCAAGAGTGCGAGGGAGAGGGCACTTACATAATGAACGCCAAAGATCTCAAACTAGCTAGCCACGCCGAAAAAATCCTCCAAACAGGCGCGATTGATAGCTTCAAAATCGAGGGTCGCACCAAAAGCGAATATTATGTCGCATGCGCCACGAACGCTTACAGACGCGCGATTGATGACGCAGCCAGCGGTAAATTTGAGCCTGAGATTTACGAAAGCGAGCTAGCGACGCTGAAAAATCGCGGTTTTAGCGACGGATACCTCATCAAACGCCCTTACGAGCGCGACGATACGCAAAATTTAAACACCAGTATCGAAGAAGGCACGCACCAAGTCTGCGCTATTTCAAATGACGGCGAGTTTATCAGCGTCAAAGATAAAATCGCACTAGGCGAAATTTATGAAATTTTCGCGCCACACGGAGCGCAAATTAAGCCTTGCCAAAACGAATTTGGAGAAATTTTTGAAAACGGGGGCAAAAAATTTATCAAATTTAGCCGTTTGATTGCTAGAAATAACAAAGAATTTAGCGAAATTCACAGCGGGAATTTAAACGAAATAAAACTTCCTGCAAATTTGCCAGAATTTAGCTTTTTAAGAAAGGAAATAAAGTGA
- the purE gene encoding 5-(carboxyamino)imidazole ribonucleotide mutase yields MKFVSIIMGSKSDYEVVNECAKILKEFGVAYEMIISSAHRSPKRTAEYVANAEKKGAQVFICAAGMAAHLAGAVAANTTKPVLGIPLGGSALGGMDALYATVQMPGGIPVATLAIGKAGAKNAAFLAVQILALSDESLAAKLLANRAQQAEALQKDSQSIEIIL; encoded by the coding sequence GTGAAATTTGTATCGATAATAATGGGTTCAAAAAGCGATTATGAAGTCGTAAATGAGTGCGCGAAAATCCTAAAAGAATTTGGCGTGGCTTATGAAATGATAATCAGCTCCGCTCACCGCTCACCAAAACGCACCGCCGAGTATGTCGCAAACGCCGAGAAAAAGGGCGCGCAGGTCTTTATCTGCGCTGCTGGCATGGCAGCTCATTTAGCAGGGGCAGTTGCAGCTAACACAACCAAACCTGTGCTTGGAATACCACTTGGTGGAAGCGCGCTAGGGGGCATGGACGCTCTATATGCCACAGTGCAAATGCCGGGTGGAATACCTGTGGCGACCCTAGCTATCGGCAAGGCAGGAGCCAAAAACGCAGCGTTTTTAGCCGTGCAAATCCTAGCCCTAAGCGATGAGAGCTTGGCTGCAAAACTGCTTGCAAACAGGGCGCAACAAGCAGAAGCATTACAAAAAGATTCACAAAGTATCGAAATAATTTTATAA
- the rpsP gene encoding 30S ribosomal protein S16 has translation MATVVRLTRLGRKKKPFYRIVVTDSRKRRDGGFIETIGYYNPLKDENNVKVDSERLAYWKSVGAKLSDRVAQITSK, from the coding sequence ATGGCAACAGTTGTTAGACTAACAAGATTAGGTAGAAAGAAAAAACCTTTTTATCGTATAGTTGTAACAGATAGCAGAAAAAGACGCGACGGCGGTTTTATCGAGACTATCGGTTATTATAACCCTCTAAAAGACGAAAACAATGTCAAAGTAGATAGCGAAAGACTAGCTTATTGGAAAAGCGTAGGTGCTAAACTAAGCGATAGAGTTGCTCAAATCACAAGCAAATAA
- a CDS encoding Nif3-like dinuclear metal center hexameric protein: protein MKLGEIYEILNTLAPFEDAESWDNSGILLGETGSEISDIYLSLDVTSELVEKAWPGSLLIVHHPLIFKGLKSLNPLIYPSNLIYQLIQKNISVIAMHTNFDKHLLNKYVAREILGYEIYESREFLEFMRVDMSFYELVSDIKAKFNMPIIRAVNAKAHIKTIALCTGSGSELNENLGVDCFITGDIKYHSAIQNLENKVCLIDINHFESERYFGACLAPHLPKDKIKVIINEQKNPFKYY, encoded by the coding sequence GTGAAACTAGGCGAAATTTATGAAATTCTAAATACTCTTGCACCTTTCGAAGACGCCGAGAGCTGGGATAATAGCGGAATTTTACTAGGTGAGACAGGAAGTGAGATTAGCGATATTTATTTAAGTCTAGATGTTACAAGCGAATTAGTGGAAAAAGCCTGGCCAGGCTCGCTTCTCATCGTTCATCACCCGCTGATTTTTAAGGGGCTAAAATCGCTAAATCCGCTAATTTATCCCTCAAATTTGATTTATCAACTAATTCAAAAAAACATCAGCGTCATTGCCATGCACACGAATTTCGACAAACATCTGCTAAATAAATATGTCGCGCGTGAAATTTTGGGCTATGAAATTTATGAAAGCAGAGAATTTTTGGAATTCATGCGCGTGGATATGAGCTTTTATGAGCTTGTAAGCGACATAAAAGCCAAATTTAACATGCCTATAATCAGAGCTGTAAATGCCAAAGCGCATATCAAAACGATCGCGCTTTGCACAGGAAGTGGAAGCGAACTAAATGAAAATTTGGGCGTGGATTGCTTCATCACAGGTGATATCAAATATCATAGTGCGATACAAAATTTAGAAAACAAGGTCTGTTTGATAGATATCAATCACTTTGAAAGTGAGCGCTACTTTGGGGCTTGCCTTGCTCCACACTTGCCAAAAGATAAAATAAAAGTTATAATAAACGAACAAAAAAATCCATTTAAATATTACTAA